The Anolis sagrei isolate rAnoSag1 chromosome Y, rAnoSag1.mat, whole genome shotgun sequence genome contains a region encoding:
- the LOC132780584 gene encoding coiled-coil domain-containing protein 9 isoform X2, giving the protein MSASLDLKSKEEKDAELDKRIEALRRKNQALIKRYQEIEEDRKKAEQEGIAVTGGRRPRAAEGDAILPERRRGELDSPTLTVQVLLSQEDKRVVSNERKHPASAKPPRSSPHGQGSLRGVLYSGNRSPRGEYPPEQPEWEEGGTAGPGGGKRGRGGGGGRGRRPRGGHGGPAGDAGPDRRSKEWEERRRQNIEKMNEEMEKIAEYERSQRDGAQEKNPVRNFLDDPRRSGSFAETDRREGSRRHIRNWGGPDFDKVKTGIEQGKEWPSPGRGGSRRRGGPPPAASMDMTLSMTGRERAEYIRWKQEREQIDQERLARHRQPTGEWRREWDAEKIDAAFKEGSKPGSSGGSGGSGGSGGGKHGESKRPPKLPTFGEFLSEQQPDRRRRGRGRGRGRPRGSGPSKPYSMHDNRWEKEEPDQATPPEQMEEKSAVDTVQKVEKPASPQVVLEEEMVEGEEEDQWEDVSGGEEEEEEEEGEAGSNNSQGLDAEEEEKEEQQPSSLPPSTSSSQPPGKNGQLSLAMPPPPEEEETPNSEGKPLTPFSPAEGYHPVSDWGEEMELSSPRANLTKSPLAPSGEDPSASAGPASTDSPSGSGSQQSTAGVLEKETPPAPGAPAAEMSKEPEVDNLNKHSMQKEPDNQDDNGAATGTFATVPVEGEIADIQKEQQEA; this is encoded by the exons ATG TCGGCTTCTTTGGACCTGAAGTcgaaggaggagaaggatgcGGAGCTTGACAAGCGCATCGAGGCGCTGCGGCGCAAGAACCAGGCGCTGATCAAGCGGTATCAG GAGATTGAAGAAGACCGGAAGAAAGCAGAGCAGGAAGGCATTGCTGTGACCGGAGGGCGACGACCTCGGGCTGCCGAAGGGGATGCCATTTTGCCGGAGAGGAGGCGAGGGGAGCTGGATTCCCCAACTCTGACTGTCCAGGTTTTGCTATCACAGGAG GACAAGCGTGTGGTCAGCAATGAGAGGAAGCACCCTGCCTCCGCCAAGCCTCCCCGCAGCAGCCCCCATGGCCAGGGTTCCCTCCGTGGGGTGCTCTATTCGGGCAACCGCTCCCCGCGAGGGGAATATCCCCCCGAACAACCAGAATGGGAAGAGGGGGGCACAGCTGGGCCGGGGGGCGGCAAACGAGGtcgaggaggaggcggcggacgTGGACGGAGGCCCCGGGGGGGACATGGGGGTCCCGCGGGAGATGCTGGGCCGGACAGAAGATCCAAG GAGTGGGAGGAGCGCCGGAGGCAGAACATTGagaagatgaatgaagagatggaGAAGATCGCAGAGTATGAGCGTAGCCAGCGC GATGGGGCGCAAGAGAAGAATCCGGTCCGCAACTTCCTAGATGATCCACGACGCAGTGGCTCCTTTGCTGAGACAGACAGACGGGAAGGGAGCCGCCGCCACATCCGCAATTGGGGAGGCCCCGATTTTGACAAGGTCAAGACCGGCATAGAGCAGGGCAAGGAGTGGCCCTCTCCT GGTCGCGGCGGCTCCAGACGCAGAGGAGGGCCACCACCTGCAGCATCTATGGATATGACGCTCTCCATGACGGGCCGTGAGCGTGCAGAATATATCCGCTGGAAGCAAGAGCGAGAACAGATTGACCAGGAGCGCTTGGCACGACATCGCCAACCTACGGGCGAGTGGCGCCGAGAATGGGATGCAGAGAAGATAGATGCAGC GTTTAAAGAGGGCAGCAAGCCTGGAAGCTCTGGAGGCTCTGGAGGTTCTGGAGGCTCTGGAGGTGGTAAGCATG GTGAGTCCAAGAGACCCCCAAAACTGCCTACATTTGGGGAGTTCCTGTCTGAGCAGCAACCAGATCGGCGCAGGAGAGGCAGAGGAAGGGGCCGTGGGCGCCCACGGGGCAGTGGTCCCTCCAAACCCTACAG CATGCATGACAATCGCTGGGAGAAGGAAGAGCCGGACCAAGCCACGCCACCAGAGCAGATGGAGGAAAAGTCAGCCGTTGACACTGTGCAGAAG GTGGAGAAACCTGCCTCTCCCCAGGTAGTTCTGGAAGAGGAAATggtggaaggggaagaggaagatcaGTGGGAAGATGTCAGTggtggggaggaagaggaggaggaagaggagggtgaaGCCGGGAGCAACAACAGCCAGGGCTTGGATgctgaagaggaggagaaagaggaacagCAGCCATCGTCGCTGCCTCCTTCCACCAGCTCTTCTCAACCTCCTGGGAAGAATGGGCAACTGTCCCTAGCCATGCCTCCACCTCCggaagaggaggagactccaaaCTCAGAAGGAAAGCCCTTGACACCATTTTCACCGGCAGAGGGGTATCACCCTGTTTCTGACTGGGGCGAAGAGATGGAGCTGAGCTCACCCCGGGCGAACCTCACCAAGAGTCCTCTGGCTCCGTCCGGAGAGGATCCTTCCGCCAGTGCTG GGCCAGCTTCCACTGATTCTCCATCTGGATCAGGATCCCAACAGTCCACTGCAGGGGTGTTGGAAAAAGAGACACCTCCTGCACCCGGAGCCCCAGCGGCGGAGATGAGCAAGGAGCCAGAAGTAGACAATCTGAATAAACACTCCATGCAGAAGGAACCAGACAATCAAGATGACAATG GAGCTGCGACAGGGACCTTTGCTACTGTTCCCGTTGAGGGAGAGATTGCTGACATCCAGAAG
- the LOC132780584 gene encoding coiled-coil domain-containing protein 9 isoform X1: MSASLDLKSKEEKDAELDKRIEALRRKNQALIKRYQEIEEDRKKAEQEGIAVTGGRRPRAAEGDAILPERRRGELDSPTLTVQVLLSQEDKRVVSNERKHPASAKPPRSSPHGQGSLRGVLYSGNRSPRGEYPPEQPEWEEGGTAGPGGGKRGRGGGGGRGRRPRGGHGGPAGDAGPDRRSKEWEERRRQNIEKMNEEMEKIAEYERSQRQDGAQEKNPVRNFLDDPRRSGSFAETDRREGSRRHIRNWGGPDFDKVKTGIEQGKEWPSPGRGGSRRRGGPPPAASMDMTLSMTGRERAEYIRWKQEREQIDQERLARHRQPTGEWRREWDAEKIDAAFKEGSKPGSSGGSGGSGGSGGGKHGESKRPPKLPTFGEFLSEQQPDRRRRGRGRGRGRPRGSGPSKPYSMHDNRWEKEEPDQATPPEQMEEKSAVDTVQKVEKPASPQVVLEEEMVEGEEEDQWEDVSGGEEEEEEEEGEAGSNNSQGLDAEEEEKEEQQPSSLPPSTSSSQPPGKNGQLSLAMPPPPEEEETPNSEGKPLTPFSPAEGYHPVSDWGEEMELSSPRANLTKSPLAPSGEDPSASAGPASTDSPSGSGSQQSTAGVLEKETPPAPGAPAAEMSKEPEVDNLNKHSMQKEPDNQDDNGAATGTFATVPVEGEIADIQKEQQEA, translated from the exons ATG TCGGCTTCTTTGGACCTGAAGTcgaaggaggagaaggatgcGGAGCTTGACAAGCGCATCGAGGCGCTGCGGCGCAAGAACCAGGCGCTGATCAAGCGGTATCAG GAGATTGAAGAAGACCGGAAGAAAGCAGAGCAGGAAGGCATTGCTGTGACCGGAGGGCGACGACCTCGGGCTGCCGAAGGGGATGCCATTTTGCCGGAGAGGAGGCGAGGGGAGCTGGATTCCCCAACTCTGACTGTCCAGGTTTTGCTATCACAGGAG GACAAGCGTGTGGTCAGCAATGAGAGGAAGCACCCTGCCTCCGCCAAGCCTCCCCGCAGCAGCCCCCATGGCCAGGGTTCCCTCCGTGGGGTGCTCTATTCGGGCAACCGCTCCCCGCGAGGGGAATATCCCCCCGAACAACCAGAATGGGAAGAGGGGGGCACAGCTGGGCCGGGGGGCGGCAAACGAGGtcgaggaggaggcggcggacgTGGACGGAGGCCCCGGGGGGGACATGGGGGTCCCGCGGGAGATGCTGGGCCGGACAGAAGATCCAAG GAGTGGGAGGAGCGCCGGAGGCAGAACATTGagaagatgaatgaagagatggaGAAGATCGCAGAGTATGAGCGTAGCCAGCGC CAGGATGGGGCGCAAGAGAAGAATCCGGTCCGCAACTTCCTAGATGATCCACGACGCAGTGGCTCCTTTGCTGAGACAGACAGACGGGAAGGGAGCCGCCGCCACATCCGCAATTGGGGAGGCCCCGATTTTGACAAGGTCAAGACCGGCATAGAGCAGGGCAAGGAGTGGCCCTCTCCT GGTCGCGGCGGCTCCAGACGCAGAGGAGGGCCACCACCTGCAGCATCTATGGATATGACGCTCTCCATGACGGGCCGTGAGCGTGCAGAATATATCCGCTGGAAGCAAGAGCGAGAACAGATTGACCAGGAGCGCTTGGCACGACATCGCCAACCTACGGGCGAGTGGCGCCGAGAATGGGATGCAGAGAAGATAGATGCAGC GTTTAAAGAGGGCAGCAAGCCTGGAAGCTCTGGAGGCTCTGGAGGTTCTGGAGGCTCTGGAGGTGGTAAGCATG GTGAGTCCAAGAGACCCCCAAAACTGCCTACATTTGGGGAGTTCCTGTCTGAGCAGCAACCAGATCGGCGCAGGAGAGGCAGAGGAAGGGGCCGTGGGCGCCCACGGGGCAGTGGTCCCTCCAAACCCTACAG CATGCATGACAATCGCTGGGAGAAGGAAGAGCCGGACCAAGCCACGCCACCAGAGCAGATGGAGGAAAAGTCAGCCGTTGACACTGTGCAGAAG GTGGAGAAACCTGCCTCTCCCCAGGTAGTTCTGGAAGAGGAAATggtggaaggggaagaggaagatcaGTGGGAAGATGTCAGTggtggggaggaagaggaggaggaagaggagggtgaaGCCGGGAGCAACAACAGCCAGGGCTTGGATgctgaagaggaggagaaagaggaacagCAGCCATCGTCGCTGCCTCCTTCCACCAGCTCTTCTCAACCTCCTGGGAAGAATGGGCAACTGTCCCTAGCCATGCCTCCACCTCCggaagaggaggagactccaaaCTCAGAAGGAAAGCCCTTGACACCATTTTCACCGGCAGAGGGGTATCACCCTGTTTCTGACTGGGGCGAAGAGATGGAGCTGAGCTCACCCCGGGCGAACCTCACCAAGAGTCCTCTGGCTCCGTCCGGAGAGGATCCTTCCGCCAGTGCTG GGCCAGCTTCCACTGATTCTCCATCTGGATCAGGATCCCAACAGTCCACTGCAGGGGTGTTGGAAAAAGAGACACCTCCTGCACCCGGAGCCCCAGCGGCGGAGATGAGCAAGGAGCCAGAAGTAGACAATCTGAATAAACACTCCATGCAGAAGGAACCAGACAATCAAGATGACAATG GAGCTGCGACAGGGACCTTTGCTACTGTTCCCGTTGAGGGAGAGATTGCTGACATCCAGAAG